In Elstera cyanobacteriorum, the genomic stretch TGGGGTGATGACCACGGGCGTCTATTGCCGTCCCGGCTGTGCCTCGCGCGCGCCAAAGCGTCAGAATGTGCGCTTCTATGCCAGCCCCGCCGAGGCCCAGGCGGATGGGTTACGCGCCTGCAAGCGCTGCCGCCCGGATGCCGCCGTTAGCCGCGCCCATCACATCGCCGCCGTCACGCGCGCCTGCCGTCTGCTGGAGGTCTCGGAAACCGAACCGAACCTCGATGCTTTGGCGGCGGAGGCACACCTCAGCCCCTTCCACTTCCATCGCCTGTTCAAGGAAATCACCGGCCTGACGCCCAAGCAATTCGCGCAAAGCCAGCGGCGGGTGCGCGTGCAGGAAGCTTTGCAGCGCGAGGCCAGCGTGACCGAGGCGGTCTATGCCGCCGGCTTCAACTCCTCCGGTCGGTTCTACGAGGCCGCCGATGGGATGCTGGGGATGAGCCCCACCCGCTTCCGCCAGGGCGGCGACGGGCTGACGATCCGCTATACGGTGGCCCCCTGTTGGCTCGGCCTGATGCTTGTGGCGTCAACCGAACGCGGTCTCTGCTGCCTGATCCTCGGCGACGAGGCCGACGCGCTGATCGCCGATCTGCACGCCCGTTTTCCGAAAGCCCAGATTGTTCCTGCCGACGCCGGGTTCGCCGAAACCATCGCCGTGGTCGCGCGCTTCATCGAAACGCCCGCCGTCGGGCTTTCCTTGCCGCTGGATATTCAAGGCACCGCCTTTCAGCAGCGCGTCTGGCAGGCCCTGCGCGCCATTCCGCCGGGGCAAACCGCCAGCTATTCCGAGATTGCCGCCGCCATCGGCCAACCAAAAGCCGCCCGCGCCGTCGCCGGGGCCTGCGCCGCCAACCCCATCGCCGTTGCCGTCCCCTGCCATCGCATTATCCGCGACGGCGGCGCTGTCTCCGGCTACCGCTGGGGCGTCGAGCGCAAGAAGAAGCTGCTGGCGCGGGAGGCGGGGGAGTAGGCGTCACTCCGCCGGGGCAATGTCCGCCACGGTCAGCCGTTCGTTGCGCACGCGCCCGTCGCGCTGGACAGTGATATCGACGGGCTTGCCGATGCCGACTTGATCGAGAAGCGCTGCGAGGCTGGCGATGCCGCTGATTGGTTGCCCGGCGACATGGGTGATGACATCGCCCAAGCGCCCGGCGCTGCGATCGATGCCGCGCAGGCCGATCTTCGCGGCAGGGCTGCCGGGCAGGACGGAGGCGACGACGAGACCGGAAACGCCGAAGCGGGCAGCCAGTTCATCCGGCGCGGCGAGAATGCCGATGCCGGGGCGCGGGATGCGCTTATCGCGGATCAGGATAGGGACGATGCGGTTGATGGTATCGACCGGCACGGCGAACCCTACCCCGGCGGACGATCCGGTGGCCGATAGGATCGCCGTGGTAATGCCGATCAACCGCCCGGCGCTATCCAGCAGCGGCCCGCCGGAATTGCCGGGATTGATGGCGGCATCGGTCTGGATCGCGCCGATCACCTCCCGCCCCGGCGCGGTCGGCAGGCGGCGGTCGAGGGCGGAGATCAGACCGGAGGTCAGCGTGCGCGATAGGCCGAAGGGATTGCCGATGGCGTAGACGCTCTGGCCGACCTTCAACTCAGCAGAACTGCCGATAGGGATGGGCCGCAGCGGCACCCGCCCATCGACCAGCTTAATGACGGCAAGATCGTGATCAGGCGAGACGCCGATGACCCGCGCGTCCAGCGCGTCGCCGCGATCTAGGCGCACGCGCACGCTCTGCGCCCCTTCGACCACATGGTAGTTGGTGACGATATGCCCGGCGGCATCCCACACAAACCCCGACCCGGCGCCGCCATCGCTGCCCGGATCGCCGGTGAAGATATAGGCGACGGAGGGGGCGGCATTCTCGAACAGGGCGATGGTGTGCTGCTCATGTTCAGTCAGCGACCCGCGCGCATCGACGGGCCGGGGCCGATCCACCACCAACCAGACCGACCGAACGAACCGCTCGCCAACCCATAGGGCCGCGATGAGAAGAAGGCCGAGGAGGAGGAGGCGGGAGAAGCGCATGGCTAATCGTCATCCGTCGGGGCCGTCACCAGCACCTTATCGACGCGGCGCCCGTCCATATCCATCACTTCGAGGGTGAAGCCGTCGAGGGCGACCCGGTCGGCGGCTTCGGGGATGCGTTTCAACTGGCTCATGATGAACCCGCCGAGGGTTTGCACATGGGCTTCGTCGGCGCCGGGGAATTCGGGGATGCCGGTCACGGTTTGCACTTGGTCGAGCGGCATCATGCCGTCGATCAGCCAGGAGCCGTCTTCCCGCTGCACCCAGGCCGGGTCTTCGTCGTGCGCGGCGGCAGGATCGCCGCCGATGAGGGCTTGCAGCAGGTCGGCGGGGGTCACCAGCCCTTGCAGGTCGCCATATTCATCGACGATCAGGGCCAAGTCTTCGCCCGATTGGCGGAACTGGTCCAGCACCTTCAGCGCCGGGGCGGTTTCTGGGATATAGAGCGGCTGGCGCAGGGCGGCGCGCAGGTCTAGCCCCTCGCCCGCCAGCGCCTTTTGCAGCAGGTCTTTCACCCGCACGATGCCAACGATATTGTCCGGCGCGCCATCGACGATGGGAAAGCGCGAATAGCGGCTGTTTTGCATCACGGCCAGCCAGCTTTCCGGCGTGCCTGCTAGATCGATGGTTTCGATTTGGGTGCGCGGCGTCATCAGGGCCGAAACGCGCCGGTCGCCGAGGCGCAGGGTTTGATCGACGATCTGCTGTTCCGCCGTATCGAAATGGCCCGATGCGGCGCCTTCGCGCATCAGATGGCGCACCTCTTCGTCGCTGACCGCATCGGCATCGCTTTCCTTGCCGGGGATCAGCTTTAGAACGAGGTTGGTGCAGAGGGACAAAAGCCAGATCGCCGGGCGGGCGATACGGCTGGTGATCAGCAGCAGGCCCGAGAGGGCGGCGGCGACCCGTTCGGGGTAGGTCAGGCCCAGGCGCTTCGGTACAAGTTCGCCCAAGACGAGGCTGACGAAAGCGATGCCGATGACGACCAGCACGAAGGCCAGCGTATCGGCAATCGGTGCCAGGGTCTCATTCCGCGCCAGGATGGCCGCAAACTCGCCCGAAAGCGCATCGCCGCCAATCGCGCCGGTGATGACGCTGACCAGGGTGATCCCGATCTGGACGGTCGAGAGAAGATCGGTCGGCTTTTCCGCAAGGGTCAGCGCCCGCCGCGCGCCTTGGCTGGTTTTCGCCAAGCGTTGCAGCCGCGCCTTGCGGGCGGAGACAACGGCCATCTCGCCCATCGCGAACAGGCCGTTCACCAGGATGAGCAGGAAGACGAGCAGAAGTTTGATAATCATCGCCGCCCATCGCCCGGCAGAAGGGGCGCGGAGCCAAGAGACTTCTCGCGGCGGGAAAACACGGTCAGGCGCGGACGCCTAGGACTGTCGCTGGACATTGGGTCCGGTTCAATTGGTGCAAGGACGCGCCTTTATACCGAAACGGGCGCGGTTTCGCTACAGGAGTCACGTCAGCTTTAGCAAGGCCACCACCAGCCCGAGCAGCAGCAGCGTTTCGGCCGCCATCAGCCCAACCGCCCGCGCGCCAACCTTGCCTAAGGCTTGCAAGGAGGTTTTGACCCCCAAAGCGGCAATCGACAGGGTGATGCACCAGCGCGAGGCGTCACCCATCGCGCTCCCTGCCCAAGCAGGCAAAACCCCGGCGCTATTGAGGGCGACGAGCACGACGAAGGCGATCAGGAAGAGGGGCACCAGCGGCGGGCTTTTCCCGGGTGGGCCATCCTCCCCCTCCGCCGGGATGCGGCGGGCGAGCAGCGCGACGATCAGCACGGTTGGCACCAGCAGCGCGACGCGCCAGAGCTTGATGATCGTCGCCACATCGCCCGTCTCACGCCCAACGCTATAGCCCGCGCCGACCACTTGCGCGACGTCGTGGATCGTGCCGCCTAGGAAAATCCCGGTATCGGTCGCATCAAAACCGATGAGCCGCGCCAGCACCGGATAGAGCACCATCGCCAGCGTCGACAGGGCCGTGACGCCGATGATGGTGAAGGCGGTATCGCGCTCATGGTCGGGGTAGCGCGGCAATACGGCGGAAATCGCGGCGGCGGCAGAGGCGCCACAAATCGCCGTTGCGCCCGCCGACAGCACGCCGAAGCGCTGCTTTAGGCCCAAGGCCCGCGCGGCCAATAGCCCGAACCCGATGGTCAGCGCCACGGCGGCGGCGATTCCCGCCAGCGTGTGCCAGCCCAGCGCCGAAATCTGATTAAGCGTAATCCGCCCGCCCAGCAGGGCGACCCCGATGCGCAGAATGCTGCGGGCGGAAAAGGCGATCCCCTCGGCAAAGCGGCTATCGCTGGCCAGGAAGTTGAACGCCATCCCCAGCAGCAGGGCATAAAGAACCGCAGGCCCCCCTTGGCTCGCCGCGACGAAACTGGCGGCCAGCGCCAGGGTCAGGCTCAGCAAAACACCGGGGAAAATCGCGCGGCCGCGTCGGGAAAGGCCCATCATCCAGTCCGCAAAATACAGAGACGGAGTGGGAATAGACCCTGCGACGGGGGCCGGTCAAGGCTCATGACATGTCAGCGCCTAGCCGGGAATAACCACGTCCCCATCTTCTTTCGTAAAACTGTCGGGCTTGCGCTCCAGCAGATCCAGCACCGCTTCGGACGGGCGGCAGAGCTTCGTCCCCTTCGGCGTCACCACGATGGGCCGGTTGACCAGGATCGGATGCGCGATCATCGCCGCCAGCAGGTCGGCATCGCTGCGGGCAGGGTCGAGCAGGCCGAGGTCGGCGGCGGGGGTGCCCTTCTCGCGCAGCAACGCGCGCGCGGTCAGGCCGCTGCCGGTCAGAAGCGCGTTGAGCTGTGCTTCGGTCCAACCGGTTTTCAGATACTCCACCACGGTCGGCGTATATCCGGCGGCCTTGATCATGGCCAAGGTATTGCGCGAGGTACCGCAGGCGGGATTGTGGTAAATCGTGATGGGAAAATCGCTCATGACGCGGGGCGTTCCTGTGTAAAAAGCCAGCCACCGAGCCAAGAACCAAGGACGGCCCCGGCGATTTGGGCCAGCAGAAAGGCTGGAGCGGAGGCCGGGGCGATCCCGGCGAAACTATCGCTCAGCATGCGGGCCAGGGTAACGGCGGGATTGGCGAAAGAGGTGGAGGCGGTGAACCAATAGGCGGCGGTGATATAGAGGCCGACCATCAGCGGGACCGCATCGGGCCGGGTGCGCCGGGTGCCCAGGATCG encodes the following:
- a CDS encoding YeiH family protein, giving the protein MMGLSRRGRAIFPGVLLSLTLALAASFVAASQGGPAVLYALLLGMAFNFLASDSRFAEGIAFSARSILRIGVALLGGRITLNQISALGWHTLAGIAAAVALTIGFGLLAARALGLKQRFGVLSAGATAICGASAAAAISAVLPRYPDHERDTAFTIIGVTALSTLAMVLYPVLARLIGFDATDTGIFLGGTIHDVAQVVGAGYSVGRETGDVATIIKLWRVALLVPTVLIVALLARRIPAEGEDGPPGKSPPLVPLFLIAFVVLVALNSAGVLPAWAGSAMGDASRWCITLSIAALGVKTSLQALGKVGARAVGLMAAETLLLLGLVVALLKLT
- the arsC gene encoding arsenate reductase (glutaredoxin) (This arsenate reductase requires both glutathione and glutaredoxin to convert arsenate to arsenite, after which the efflux transporter formed by ArsA and ArsB can extrude the arsenite from the cell, providing resistance.), producing the protein MSDFPITIYHNPACGTSRNTLAMIKAAGYTPTVVEYLKTGWTEAQLNALLTGSGLTARALLREKGTPAADLGLLDPARSDADLLAAMIAHPILVNRPIVVTPKGTKLCRPSEAVLDLLERKPDSFTKEDGDVVIPG
- the ada gene encoding bifunctional DNA-binding transcriptional regulator/O6-methylguanine-DNA methyltransferase Ada, yielding MLDAMTLPDDTLSPDDRRYAQVLARDASQDGLFWYGVMTTGVYCRPGCASRAPKRQNVRFYASPAEAQADGLRACKRCRPDAAVSRAHHIAAVTRACRLLEVSETEPNLDALAAEAHLSPFHFHRLFKEITGLTPKQFAQSQRRVRVQEALQREASVTEAVYAAGFNSSGRFYEAADGMLGMSPTRFRQGGDGLTIRYTVAPCWLGLMLVASTERGLCCLILGDEADALIADLHARFPKAQIVPADAGFAETIAVVARFIETPAVGLSLPLDIQGTAFQQRVWQALRAIPPGQTASYSEIAAAIGQPKAARAVAGACAANPIAVAVPCHRIIRDGGAVSGYRWGVERKKKLLAREAGE
- a CDS encoding hemolysin family protein, whose translation is MIIKLLLVFLLILVNGLFAMGEMAVVSARKARLQRLAKTSQGARRALTLAEKPTDLLSTVQIGITLVSVITGAIGGDALSGEFAAILARNETLAPIADTLAFVLVVIGIAFVSLVLGELVPKRLGLTYPERVAAALSGLLLITSRIARPAIWLLSLCTNLVLKLIPGKESDADAVSDEEVRHLMREGAASGHFDTAEQQIVDQTLRLGDRRVSALMTPRTQIETIDLAGTPESWLAVMQNSRYSRFPIVDGAPDNIVGIVRVKDLLQKALAGEGLDLRAALRQPLYIPETAPALKVLDQFRQSGEDLALIVDEYGDLQGLVTPADLLQALIGGDPAAAHDEDPAWVQREDGSWLIDGMMPLDQVQTVTGIPEFPGADEAHVQTLGGFIMSQLKRIPEAADRVALDGFTLEVMDMDGRRVDKVLVTAPTDDD
- a CDS encoding S1C family serine protease, producing the protein MRFSRLLLLGLLLIAALWVGERFVRSVWLVVDRPRPVDARGSLTEHEQHTIALFENAAPSVAYIFTGDPGSDGGAGSGFVWDAAGHIVTNYHVVEGAQSVRVRLDRGDALDARVIGVSPDHDLAVIKLVDGRVPLRPIPIGSSAELKVGQSVYAIGNPFGLSRTLTSGLISALDRRLPTAPGREVIGAIQTDAAINPGNSGGPLLDSAGRLIGITTAILSATGSSAGVGFAVPVDTINRIVPILIRDKRIPRPGIGILAAPDELAARFGVSGLVVASVLPGSPAAKIGLRGIDRSAGRLGDVITHVAGQPISGIASLAALLDQVGIGKPVDITVQRDGRVRNERLTVADIAPAE